The DNA sequence CAACAGTCCACACCGGCGGCAGCAGGCTGGTCTCACAGGACCTGTTGCTGCCTGGGACACAATGAGACCCTGGGCAGCTCTGGTGACATCTCAGCAGCTTTCCTAGGAGGAATGGGTTTCCTAGGGTTTCATCGCTACGCATCGCTTTCTTCTCCCCATTTTGGAAGGAAACCGCTGGCCTGTGGCAAACCCTGTACAAAACACGTGGAAAAAGTAAGAGCTCCTGGGAAACAATGAGGAGGAAACAAGCCCAACATCAGACGGAGCAATTAGAGCCCATGAAAGACTTTGCTGGCTTTTATTTGCCCTTTTATTATAGGTGGGCCCAGTTCATAATGAGAAGTAGTGTAGTTGTTTTCTCGTGGTGATAATACCCAAAAAATCCCAgcccaaaaccccacaaaaaaatgATCTCACACATGCAGATGGAGACAAAGAGGTGGCCtaaaaagcaccaaaataaAGGGCTGTTAAAAAGAagtgggagagcagagctccaaGCCTGAGACACCTCATTAAATtgtgattaaaaagaaacctcTGTCTGTTCTCGCCTAATTTCCTGCCTATTGACGGGGGATTATTCAGCTCCGGCAGTGGGATTATTACACAGCCTGTAGCGATGGGGATGTTCCTGCCACCTTTATCGCTGTTCTCACATCCTAATCTTGGAGATGCTCTTTGGGACCAGCTCATCATGTCCCTATGTGCATGTTCAGGTCCACACCAGCTGATTTTGGGGGACAACAGCAGCCTGAACATCGCTCCCTTGGCACCAGAGGATCCAGCCGAAATTGCCTGGGATAGCCAGAGAGGGTGGAGAGGGCACCCGGCTGCTGCGCGTTGGAGGGAGCCGGGTGCCTGAGGAGGGACAGGAGGGCAGGGATGATGCTGGCCAGTGTTGTGCCCATCAGCTCCCCAGCTCTCAGCGTGCTGTCTCCAGCTGGCGAGAGGTGCCAAGAGGATCTGGGGCTCCTGGGCACCTCCATCAACAGGCAGCCAGCCCGGAGCTGCTCTCGCTGGAAGGAAATGCTGCAAACCCTTTGAGCAGCTCAGCCTCTCCCTCTGCGCCTCAGGCTTCCCATCggtggaagaggaaggaaagagagagtcATCTTTCCCAAAACCCATTCCCATCTCACCGCACATGGCTCCTTGTGATCCTTGCAGGTCTTAGCCTCCTCTCTGGCTTGCAAACGAACGAGGGCCTGGCGGGGGGGCCACTGAGCAGCTGAGGCTGGATGGTGATGGGTGTCTCAGGGGtacgcacatgcacacacacacactctcctTTTCTCTGAGCCAGACCAAATGGGCTTTGCAGTCCCAGAGGAAGAGGCAAGGTGGAGGAGATGCTACAGTGGATGGGTCTTCATTCTCCAGGAGAACCGTGGATGCAGCCTGTTGGTGGGACACATGGCCAGGCTGGCAGGCATTCCCTGCTCTCGGGCAGCTATTTGGGCATGGGCACCTTGTGGGCTGCCCGTGTGACAGCGACTTCTCCCATGCGTTAGTCACCAAAGCCGTCCGACTGCCAAACCAGCCCCGCCAAGGTGCAGCCAGCCGGCTGGGCACAGCTACCAGTGCCTGAATGCCCCATGTTGTGGGTGTCTGTCTGGGGGAGAAAACAATTCCCTGAGGGCTGCAGGAGATGCCAGGAGGGCTGCTGCAGTGGtttataaacaggaaagaaaagtgacGGCTGCTGGGAACATCCCACTGATGTTCTAATTCTGCCCCACTCCCCACGCCCGGTGATGCAGAAGGGAGGGAAGCTGGCGCTGCCTGGGCACGGTGCGGGCACTGCTGCTCTCCAAGGGGTCTGGCATCGGCGGCAGAGCTCCCCAAAAGGATGCTCCAATGTTGGCTCCGCACAGCCGGCTCTGCCTTCCCTGACGGCCTGTACGCTCTCTGGTTGCAGGCGCTACCCCAGCAAGGCTGGCCACGGTCTGATGGACGCCTGGTACGACAGCCCCGTGCCCAGCTACTCGCCCACCAGCCGGGTGGTCCCCAGGGAGCACGGGAAGAGCTTCCAGACGGGTAAGCGATGGCCGCACTGGCAGCCTGGGGTGGCTCGGGGAAGGGAGCTGCGGTCCCAgcggcagcgcagaggcaatGCTTGACTTCCCCGGAGGGCAGCGGGGCTCTCGGGGGTGCCCGGGGGTGCCTCTTGCTCCATCTCTGCCTCCTGGCTCCGTGCAGGTTCCCCCGACACCAAGGcggaggggctggaggggcagaTCAACAGGCTGGCCGAGCTGATCGGCAGGCTGGAGGACAAGGTAAGGGCCAGCGTTTCCACGCGTGGGGGCTGTCCCTTGGGcgtccctgcagccccaccacctccctgtcctgcttGGGACGGAGGTGACCAAGAGGTGGCCGTGCCCATCCCTGTGCCTGAGCTGGGttgctggggggtgggggtggtggaggGGCTTATGTTTTGTGAGCTGGTGGCAGGTATTGAATGTGGAACTGTTAACTGTGGATgtatttaaacaagaaaaaaaaacataaggaAGAAGGCAACATCTCTTGCAGAAGCAGTCTTACTCCATCTAGGGACTGAAGGAGAAAACGTTGCAGTGCCAGAGATGTTTCTGAAATCCTCCTGGTTTGTGCTTTCAGGGCGGAAGGGGACAGGGGAAAGGTGGTGCTGTACGTCAGGGCAGAGAGGTGCCGTGAAGATTGAGGGCAGAAAAACGTCTGTCATGGTTGCAGAGGAACTAAGAgtgtgcccagggctggggatgcGCGTGTGGGCGCTGAGGAGGGATGGGTACCCCTGCTCCTGCCGCCCCAGGGACAACACGGGGACCAGGAAAAGATGTCCGCTGTTTTGGGGCTGACGTGAGGACATGGGGTCGGGGATGTCGGCTGCGCTGGGAGCACAGGGAGCTTTTTTGCAGAGGGTCCTGACAGGAGGGTGCAAAGGTGCAAACAGCTCTCAGAGCCATCCCCTGCagaggaggggacagagcccGTCATGCCGAGTGCTGGGGACAGAAACCCATCGGCCTGGGAGGGACACACAGCCCCAGCCCacccgcccccacccccccccaccactGCTTCTCCCCTTTTTCCCAGACTCTCTGGTTTGACCTGCACCAGCGGCTGTCGGACAGCGAGAGCACGGCTTGCACGGTGAGAGCACCCAGCCGCCACCCACGGGGTGCCAGGGTGTCCCTGTGCTGTGGCATCAgactgggggcggggggggtcaCCCTGTTTTTCGGGTCTCACATGCCGCTGTGTTTGGGGGGGCCGGCAGTACCTCCTCCTGGTGCGGGACGAGATGACGGTGTCGCACAAGCACCTGGGCGAGTTTTGCAGCTCCCTGAAGCAGTACCTGAAGAGCGTGGCCGGGGAGCGGGACTGCTTCCAGTGGGTACCGCCGACAGCCGCGTGTCGGGGGGGGTCGGGGAGGCAGGGGGTGTCCAGCTGCCCATGCACCAAGGGGCACCCCACCAAGTGAAGGGCTGAGGCAAACAGCCAGGATTTGGGGTGTGGGGATGCTCGGCCACCTTTTGCATGGCCTGGGgagtgccggggggggggggctccccccTCGACCTGGGTTGCTGGGGCTGGGGTCAGCCTGTGGCTGCCTATGGGGGAGGGATGCCCCGTGGTTTGGGGCTCACCCTTGTCCCTGCTCTCACCAGCGTCACTGCAGTGAAGCTGCCCGATGGGGTCACCTTCATCATCTACGAGTTCTGGGAGACTGAGGAGGACTGGAAGAGGTAGGGGAAGGGGCggaaaaagctcattttttttgggtggggtgCTTGGGCGCGGAGGGGTGTTGGAGCTGCTGAGCCCCAAGCTCTGTCTCCTGTCCGATGGCAGGGGCGAGGATCTGTCTGTCCTGGGGCTGTCACTGTAAAGGGGACAGGGGGCTTGGGAGGTCTCTGTGCATCTCCCACTGGGGATACCTGGGGGACGGGTGGGCTCGCTGTCCTGAACCATGGCGGGGTGCTTTGACCAAGGGGAGGGTGAGTGGGATTGCTGgcacccagcccctgccagaGCCGACAGCGTTGTGGCGGGCCGGGCCggtgatttgggggggggaaggctgtCACCCACCCTGTCCCGCCGGGTGCAGGCACCTGCAGAGTGCCACCTGCAAGGGCTTCCAGCACGTCAAGGTGGACACGCTGAGCCAGCCCGAGACCGTCTCCAGCGTGGCTGTGCCAGGTAGGAGGGTGGCTGCCCcgcagggtggggggcaggcCCCCGGGTGTTGGGGAgcaggggtgggcagggggcacggggtgggctggggggggcgggggggggggttacaGGACGGAGCAGGGGTGACCCTCCGGTGCGGTTCCCCCACAGCCGCCTGGTGCACCCTGAGCCGAGAGTGACCGCCGGTGCTGGGGGGTCCCACCAGCACCCGTCCCCGCTGCGGGGGGGCCGTGACCCCCTACATGGcttggggggggcgggaggcgTCGGTGCGACCTGTCAGCAGTGAAGGAACCCCCCGTgtctgtccccagcaccccataGGGCCCCCCCTCAGCTATCCCATCACCTGGGTCATCTTTCCCTGGAGTGGGGTGGTCTCGGGAGGGACGAGGGGCCCTGGGGTCTGCCAGggaggggctggcggggggggggggggcagcccccggcATGGGCAGGCAGCCGGGCGATGGGGAGGGGGCAAGGCAGCTGTTGATGAGGGGCACAGGTGAGAGTGGGAGGCTGGagcccccggggcgggggggataAGGTGGGGGGTCCCTGCTGGTCCCCAGTGccagccggggagggggctgggggctggggggggggggggggggggggggggctgtgcccagCGCagtgtgtgtgcctgcagggACAGGGGTCCcgtgtccctgggggggggggccagggcGGTGGTAAAGGGGGGGTGTCCCTGTTCCCAGGGCGCCCCGTAGTCCTGCGGGGTGTGGGTGGTCCCGAGGGGTTTCCTCCACGTGTGCGCAGTGGCAGCGGGTGCCTTGCCAGGCGTGGGGGtggctgccccccgccccatTCCGGGGGTCTGTACAGCTATGCGTCTGTCTGTCCGTGCGTGTGCAGTgcttgctgcctgctctgcccccccccccccccccccccgcccaggggTCCCTCGGGGTGCGTGGCGCAGGCCCCTTGCCGATCCCCTGTCCTGTCTTTATTAGCGCCAAATAAAACCGTGATGGGATCCAGCGGTGTAGCTGTGTCCGGGAcgatggggctggggagggcatgggcgggggggggcacgatggggggggggggggtgtccatGGCCGCTcagcgcagcagccccagcacagccagggcagcgcTCTGCCCGCAGACGAAGGTGCCGCCGAGCACGGAGAGGACGCCCCAGGCGATGAGCGCAGCCCTGCGGGGACACGAGCAGGGGCCCGGTGGGACACAGCCGCCCCCCAGTAACACGAGCAGGGGCCCGGTGGGACACAGCCGCCCCCCAGTAACATGCCACCCCGCCCCGGGGTGCGGGGCCCTCTGCGGTGTCCCGGCCTCCTGCGCCGTGCTGCTCTGCATCGCTCCCGGCTGACGGCCCGAAGACCCCGGGCAGCCCCTCCGGCTCCCCCCCGGTGCCCGCTGCAACGACACGCAAAACTCGGTCAAACGCCCGGCAGCCGCCACCGAGAGACCGTCCCCGGTTCTGCCTGTGCCGGTGGCCCCGCCGGGGGGTGGCACAGACCCACAtcggcccccccccccgtgctcAGCACGGCCGCTCccagccacctccagcccccccccggctccATTCCCAGCCCTGCGACCTGTGGGTCTGcacccccagtgccccccctccccgggcacaCAGCCCCCCGCCTCAGCCGGACACCGAGCCCCCGGGACACAGCACTCACCCCCAAAGCCCACTGCTGCTCCGTCGTGGGGCCGTCAGCACCAAGCaccttcccgaactgctccagGCAGGCCGGGGCTGTCCCCTCGCTGTCCCCTCGCTGTCCCCTCGCTGTCCCCATCGCCCCAGCTCGTGTCGTCCCCTCTCCTCCTGACAGCGCTCCCGGGCTCGCGCCCTGGTGGGTCTCCCCAAGGGACCTCTCCAGGTCCTCATCACCCACCGGGGTGCCCCTGCTCACCTCCTGCCTTGGCCCTCCCCAGCGCTTTGGCACTGTGGGGGCACCCTCGCCCCATGCCTGGACAGCTGTGGggcacccccccgcccccggcaccCTCTCGGCCAAGACCCCAAGGTCCTGGTGTGCTCCCTCCAGCCGCCATGGAGAATGGGACCCCCACACACATCACCTTTACCCTCActcagatgctgctgctccccccaTGGGCATCACAGACACGCTTTGGCACATGCTCACCCCAAAACTCACCAGCACCATGCCAagtccccctgccatgggctgcTGCCGTGCCCCAGTCTCTCTGGCCAGGAGTGGTGATGGGGATGCACCACCCTGGCACAACAGATGCTGAACACCTGACAGCAGCCCTCCTTGGGGCACCGTGCCACTCCAACCCCCCACCCTgacccccaccccagcccccacCAGGTGCCCCGGTGCCACCAAACCCTGCGGGCTCCATCCCTTACAGCCGCCCTGCCTTGCGAGGGGCCCGGTACCCAGGAACTGCCCCGGTGCCTGGGCACATCCCTGATACCCAGGCACATCCCTGATACCCAGGCACAGCCCTGATACCCAGGCACATCCCTTGTACCCAGGCACAGCCCCGATACCCGGGCACATCCCTGGTACCCAGGCACAGCCCCGATACCCAGGCACATCCCTGGTACCGGGGCACAGCCCGATACCCAGCCCCACCCCCAATACCCAGGCACATCCCCACGTCTGGGCACCGCCGCGATGCCTGGGCTCATCCCGATACCCAGGTACGCCCCCGATACATGGGCACATCCCCAATCTCGGGGCACAGCCCTCCACACCCACCCTTCAGCCCCACCACAGACCCCCATATCCTGcagtcagtgctgctgcttcgGTGTCTACAGCCACCCCAAATCCTCCTCCTCGCGGGGCTCCCACCTCGGCCGGGGTGTCCCCTCGGGGACCCTCCCAGGCCATGGGTCCTGGGATGCCGcaccctgcccctgcccaccACCGAGCCCGCAGACACTCACTTTTTGCGTGGCCCGAGGGCGCGGGTCCCGGTCAGGCACAccaggcacagccctgctgccaaCACAGCggctcagcactgctgctgcagcaccgcTCACGCAGGTCCTGCCACGGCGTCCCCCACAAGGATGTCTCTGCGCCCCTGAAACGGGACCAGGACGAGCCACCCGCCACCACAGCCCCCTGCACACAGCGATGCTCTTGGCACTGGTgaccccctcctccctcccactgcTCACTCTTGCCtgggaagatgaagatgaagaaggcGCTGATGCCCCCGATGACCTCGATGACCTTGCCGATGTCGGGGACGAACAGGGCAATGCCGAGTGTGGTAGCCATCCAGGCGACCGTCAGTGCCACCCGGCTCCGCCGCTCGTGCACCTCGGGCGCTGCCGCAGCCCCGCGCTTGGGGGTTGCCCATACGTCCCGCACCACCGAtctgggggggggttggtgaggggggggtgtgtgacGGCACCCAGTGGAGCCGCACcggctggggggggcacccagctCGCCACCACCCCCTCacctgcccagcagcaccacGATGGGGTAGATGGTGACGATGGAGACGCCGAAGAGCAGGCGGGCGACGATGACGACCGGGTCGTTCCCTGGGTAGGACATCAG is a window from the Balearica regulorum gibbericeps isolate bBalReg1 chromosome 13, bBalReg1.pri, whole genome shotgun sequence genome containing:
- the NECAB2 gene encoding N-terminal EF-hand calcium-binding protein 2 isoform X3, yielding MTGSCPWKSSRPFFLMGRSMKKNLRSSFIPSIRTTPNYFADHMGDYEDVLASLEMLNLSILKAMDYTKRVIILCSGVVSSCRCICAVYESGSNVDQFVTRFLLKETANQTQSLLSSVESAVDAIDEQTNPARRYPSKAGHGLMDAWYDSPVPSYSPTSRVVPREHGKSFQTGSPDTKAEGLEGQINRLAELIGRLEDKTLWFDLHQRLSDSESTACTYLLLVRDEMTVSHKHLGEFCSSLKQYLKSVAGERDCFHVTAVKLPDGVTFIIYEFWETEEDWKRHLQSATCKGFQHVKVDTLSQPETVSSVAVPAAWCTLSRE